In Phycisphaerae bacterium RAS2, the DNA window GGGCCGCAAAACGCTCGGCCTGCTCCGCGCCGTACCGCGAACAACGTCGCGAGCCGACAATGGCCAGCGCCAGCCCGTCGGCCCGATCCAGCGATCCGCGGTAGTACAGACACGCCGGTGGGTCAGCGATCATCTTCAGAATCGCGGGGTACTCCGGATCGGCGAGGCAGAGGATTCGGCACCCGAGATCACCAGCGAGTCGCGCCTCCGCGTCGACGTCGACTTCGTCGCGATATCGCACGATGCTTTCCACGGTTTTCGCGCCGACGCGAAAGGCATTCTGAAGCCGGCCTGCGCCCGCGCGGAGCACGTCATCGATGCTGCCCAGCTCGCGAATAAGATTGCCGAATCGAATGCTGCCGACTTCGGGGCACAGGTGCAGCCGGAGGTATTTGAGCGCGATCGGCGAGGCAACGATTGAGTCGGTGGATGGAGTCGATGCCTCACTCGTCGCGGCGGGCGATGCTGCGGCGAATGCGTCCTGCGAATCAAACAGGGAACGTGCGTCGGCCATGAGCAAGTCGCTCCAAGTCAGAGCACTCATTTAGCCGCTTGAATGGAATTGTGTCAATGCCGTGGCGAGGCAGGGCGGGCGGAGAGCACCGCTTGGCTAACGGCAATGCATCAACCCGCGACGGCTTCGGCAGGGCGTGGCTCGAAGAAACCTTCGTCGATGGGCTGGCGACCGGAGAAGCCGGCGTTGATCTCGTGCCAGAAAGCGATGCGATCCTCGCCCAGACGCCAGCAGAGTTCGATCTCCCGGCCCTGGTGCAGGCTGCGAAAGTCGATCAGGCCGATGCGCCAGTCTTTGATCTCGCAGCCGACGGCGGAGAGCTCCTCGGCCAAGTCGCGCAGCCTTTCCAGCTCAATGCCGTACTGGCGGGTTAGCTCTTCCTGCTTCTCGCGCGGCACGTCGGGCCGGCGAATGTGACACTTGTCTTCAAGAGACGACACGAGCTTATGCTGGCGGACGATGTCGGCCACGATGCGCCGCACGAGCGGCAGTGTGCGATTGGCATGCTCCAGCGTAAAATGGCGACGGCGCGGCGCGGCGCGCGGCGGCCGAGGGGTGCGAATGGTGCCCGGCGAGTCCATGTCTGCCTCAACAAACGTCGAAAATGGCGTCGCCGAGCGAGCCGGCGCCGCGTTCAATGCCCAGTCCGAAGTTACCAGTATGGCCCGACGATGTCAACGCAAACGGCGCGAAACTTCGCGCGCTTTTTCATGTCGCAATTCGCGCGCTCGCGCGCATCAGAAAGGTCCGTGAAAATCATTGCTCCGGACCGCGCGAATCACGCGACGGATCGTCGCATTTGAAATGCGGCGAGACGGTTATCGGGCACGATCCATCTTCACGACACGAAGCCGCCTGCCGCTGCGTCAGCCCCCGCCCGCACGATTCGCCATCGCCTCCAGGCACGTCATACCGCAAAGCAATAACACCGAGCCCGCTACGACTATCACCGCCACAATCGCCGGCCAGCGCGGCTGCTTCTTGTTCACAACTCCGATGATGCCGGTCACGAGCGCCGTGAGGTAGGCGACGATACCCAGGCACGCCATGCCGCTTGCGGTCATCACAGACGGGGGTGCCTGACCGCTCGCTTGAATCTCCCCCAATCGCTTCTGAAGCTCCGCGGTCGTCTTAATTCCTTCCGATGCGATCCACGAACCATACACAAAGGCGGTCGCAATGATGCAAATCACGCTTAAAATCGCGAAGACAAGGGCCACCCAGCCGATCGTGTTGCGCCCAGTCGGGAGCGGCGACCCCATCGTTCCGTGGGTCAGCGGCGACAGCGTGCCGCCGGATGCCGGCTGCGGCGCCGCGCCCAGCGGCCCCGCCTCGCGCATCGCCCCGCCGCTCGGCATGCGCACGCTCGGGTCCGACGAGAACGGCGCAGTCACGACCTTGCGGCAATATGGACAGGTCACCGACTGATTCGCCGCGTCATCGTCCACTTCGATTGGCTGATGACAGGCAGCGCAGAAGAACTGAATGGCCATGCAGAAGACTCACTGAACCGGCCCACAAGGCGGCACTGGGAAATCGTGTGAACAGACGGAACAATTCCGCCGAAGGCCGACATGCTACCGACGGACCGGCGGCGGCTCAACCGAGCGGTCGATCCTGCGCCCGGCGTCAAATTGAATCAGAAGAGCATGTTCACGAGAGCGGGTACATCGACGCCGTTGACCTGGCCATCGCCGTTCGCATCGGCGGTGAAGGTCTCACAGGGTTCAAGCCCCGGCGACTGGAGCAGCGCCTGAACAAACGGATCGACGTCGGTGATCTCGACAAGCTGGTTGCAATCCACGTCGCCGCGCAGGCACGCAGGCCCCCAGCGCGCCCAATAGTTCGCCGTCATGCTGTCTACCTGAAGGAACTGCCCGCCGACGTGCAGGTCTCCCGCGAAGGACGCCAGCGCACGGCCGGTGGCCGAGATGCCGCCGCCCAACGCCTGCCAACTCGCACCGTTCCATCGGGCAATGCGGAAAGCCGATGCACCACCGGCCAGGATAAACTCGCCCGATGCGATCAGGTCGCCGCCCAGGCGTCCCAGCGCGACGACCGGTCCATTGATGCCCGCGTGGAGCGGCGACCATGCCGCGCCATCCCATCGCGCGATGTTGCTGCAGGGCGCGCCGCCGGCATGCGTGAAGTAACCGCCAGCGTAAAGGTCTCCCGCTTCGCTGCGCAACGCCAGCACCTGCGGCGTGCCCGCGCTGGTCACACCGCCGCCCAGCGCGTGCCACGCGCCGTCCCACCGCGCGATGCGATTTGCCGCTATGCCGCCGGCTGTCTGGAACTGCCCCGCGGCAATCAGACTGCCGTCGTGAACCGTGAGCGCAAAGACAATCTCGACCGCGTCGGGGCCTCCCATGCCGCTGCCCAGTGCCTGCCAACCGCCGCCGGACGACCAGCGGGCAATGGCGCTCACCAGCGTACCTCCGGCGTTGGTAAAAACGCCGCCGACAACCAGCTCGCCGTTGTAGGAAGCCAGAGAATAGACAAACTCATTCAGCCCGGACCCCAGCGGCTGCCAGGCGCTGCCATCCCATCGTGCGACGCGGTTGCAGGCCGAGCCCCCCGCGCTCGTAAACGGACCGCCCGCGAACAACTCGCCTTCGTGCACCGCCAAGGCGCGCACGTCGGTATTCATGCCGGAGCTGAAGGAGTGCCAGGCGCTGCCGTCCCACGCAGCGATGCGGGACGCACTTGTCCCGCCGACCTGCGTGAAGCTGCCGCCGATGACAAGCCACGGCGCCAGCGGCCCGGTACCGTCCGGGTCCCACGTTGTCATAGCATAAACGGGGCCGTTCGGGCCGCCCGCCAAAGGCGCTTCACGCCAGTCAAGCGGACAATCCGCCGCCAACGTATACGGCCCACTCCATGACACCATCAGTGCCACGGTGATAATGGCCGAGCAGCGGGTCCAGCAATGCGCTGTCATGGTGGTGCCTCGGGTTTGGAACGGTTCGACACGAGCCGCGGCAACTCGCGCCATGGCATCGTACCGGAATCGCAGCGTGGACTCAAGCGATCCGGTGCGTAAACCGGCGCTCGTGAACCCCGGCCGGTGCGTGCGTTAGCGATTATAATGCCGCGTCGAATCGGCGCGCCGGGCCGCGCCGGTTCCTGCAATCACGAGGCGACAGCATGCTGCATATTCCCATCCTGCGACACGGCAAGGCATATACAAGTGTCGATTCCATCGAGATCGTCCACCACGCGACCGGCGAGCCGCTCGCCCGCGTCAGCCAGGCGAACAGCGGCATGATCGCCCGAGACGTGCATCGCATGGATTGGCGCGGCCTGGAGCGATTTTCCGTCGCGGAATTGATGGCGATGAGCCGCAAGGCGGGCAAGCTGTTCACCACCGCCGCCCTGCCGCTGGGCGACTCGACGCAGTCCTTCGAAGATTACATTCACCAGCTTTCCGGTACGACCGGCATGCCGCAGGCGCTGTGCCGCGCCAATGCGCAAAAAATCTTCCGCATGTTTGATGAGATCGAACTGGTCGTCGCCGGGCTGACGCGCGGGTTTGATCTGTCCATTCTCGATCGCGGCTTCGGCAGCGACGACGGC includes these proteins:
- a CDS encoding Cortical protein marker for cell polarity; its protein translation is MTAHCWTRCSAIITVALMVSWSGPYTLAADCPLDWREAPLAGGPNGPVYAMTTWDPDGTGPLAPWLVIGGSFTQVGGTSASRIAAWDGSAWHSFSSGMNTDVRALAVHEGELFAGGPFTSAGGSACNRVARWDGSAWQPLGSGLNEFVYSLASYNGELVVGGVFTNAGGTLVSAIARWSSGGGWQALGSGMGGPDAVEIVFALTVHDGSLIAAGQFQTAGGIAANRIARWDGAWHALGGGVTSAGTPQVLALRSEAGDLYAGGYFTHAGGAPCSNIARWDGAAWSPLHAGINGPVVALGRLGGDLIASGEFILAGGASAFRIARWNGASWQALGGGISATGRALASFAGDLHVGGQFLQVDSMTANYWARWGPACLRGDVDCNQLVEITDVDPFVQALLQSPGLEPCETFTADANGDGQVNGVDVPALVNMLF